A part of Apostichopus japonicus isolate 1M-3 chromosome 10, ASM3797524v1, whole genome shotgun sequence genomic DNA contains:
- the LOC139975164 gene encoding protein fuzzy homolog produces MAAHLVCLTNEGGVPLFSRSSGSAKPLAFAEQGMLYGVQMFAQNHGVTLQTTDTEESKVVWRVFHDSIVLVLVQGDDGSSHVHANTLLEHVFQTMVMYLGLDTISRLRNIERLRRDLRVCYPVIDSLLEDVHVFDSICETVEVVSTTEVASLQEPLESFVMECDSTFGCVHCNGRLLVATPKWWSLSGQEMMLLCRFIRSLPKNSASDIPVYLPHASPKVPHRLISVHLLSGLVVSVLCLDVPTLSTVQSKLIETHWLPHFETLKGCLRASVTNIPKTIPIDPGILGFLVINTEQHKCISSCELPIVEGSMAERRPLTVQKRRRILTSFYRNTVGSIFSVIHSPERKDPSGDRPSTFLHVAEETYMNALDHKCFAINSKDFRLFAIFSSAVPHHAVRYVSLQFLENLKKDKAFTDLREKKS; encoded by the exons ATGGCTGCGCACTTGGTTTGCTTGACAAACGAAGGAGGTGTGCCACTTTTTTCGCGTTCATCAGGATCTGCCAAACCG CTAGCGTTTGCTGAACAAGGGATGCTCTATGGAGTACAGATGTTTGCACAAAACCATGGAGTAACCTTACAGACCACTGATACAGAAGAATCAAAAGTTGTTTGGAGAGTGTTTCATGACAG CATTGTCCTGGTATTAGTGCAAGGTGATGATGGCAGTAGTCATGTGCATGCTAACACACTCTTAGAGCATGTTTTCCAGACTATG GTGATGTATCTTGGACTGGATACCATTTCTAGATTAAGAAACATTGAAAGGCTTCGAAGGGATTTAAGG GTTTGTTATCCTGTGATAGACTCTCTGCTGGAAGATGTTCATGTATTTGACAGTATCTGTGAGACTGTTGAGGTTGTGTCCACCACGGAAGTAGCTTCATTGCAG GAACCTCTAGAAAGCTTTGTGATGGAGTGCGACAGCACCTTCGGTTGCGTCCACTGTAACGGTCGGCTGCTGGTCGCAACCCCTAAATGGTGGAGCCTCAGCGGCCAGGAGATGATGCTGTTATGCAGGTTTATACGCTCCTTACCGAAGAACTCGGCCAGCGACATTCCAGTGTATTTGCCGCACGCGAGCCCAAAG GTCCCTCACAGATTGATCAGTGTCCACTTACTGTCCGGTCTGGTGGTCAGCGTTCTATGCCTGGACGTTCCAACTCTTTCAACAGTGCAATCGAAGCTAATTGAAACCCATTGGTTACCCCACTTTGAAACTCTGAAGGGTTGCCTGCGTGCATCGGTCACTAACATTCCAAAGACCATTCCTATCGATCCTGGCATACTCGG TTTCCTTGTGATAAATACAGAACAACATAAGTGCATTTCATCGTGTGAACTACCGATCGTCGAAGGCAGTATGGCCGAAAGGAGGCCACTGACCGTTCAGAAGAGGAGACGTATCTTGACTTCATTCTACAGGAATACCGTGGGATCCATCTTCTCTGTAATTCACAGTCCTGAAAGAAAAG ACCCGTCGGGGGATCGACCGTCGACATTTCTCCACGTTGCAGAGGAAACGTACATGAACGCTCTGGATCATAAGTGCTTTGCAATCAACTCTAAGGATTTCAGATTATTTGCCATCTTCTCATCTGCTGTCCCCCATCATGCAGTCAG GTATGTCAGCCTTCAATTCTTGGAGAATTTAAAGAAGGATAAGGCCTTCACAGATCTTAGAGAGAAGAAGAGTTAG